The following proteins come from a genomic window of Sardina pilchardus chromosome 13, fSarPil1.1, whole genome shotgun sequence:
- the LOC134100142 gene encoding sialate O-acetylesterase-like, producing the protein MLSISGCVCFISVLTAVSGELRFASYYGDHMVLHKAPERAVVWGYGTHNTTVVVSLSGLSSRNTYRSTVRDGVWRVTLDPVKAGGPYNVSAVESGGSDGKVMITDVMFGDVWLCGGQSNMDFTVHQIYNSSAEMALASKFPDVRLFHVAPQTSLVELIDLPGIAVPWSVPTPQLLSEYSAVCWLFGRYLYQTLQYPIGLVESCWGGTPVEVWSSSRPLQKCGIPQAPESYVDFMNPYDEDEPIQLVQNSVAWNAMIHPLLNMTITGAIWYQGESNGNYNRGKYNCTFPGMIDDWRMAFHQGSGGQTAPDFPFGFVQLCTYTSTVLDGFPEIRWHQTADFGYVPNKRMKRTFMAVALDLNDAASPWGAIHPRFKQDVAYRLTLGARTIAYGEKGISYQGPFPSSVHVNCTYLILTYDQNVFATPAKDTFEVCCTMEKVQCSSEDIFWISAPMVPQDPSTVAVSLGGCAAEHVASLRYAWKDWPCGFKACPVYSADRVLPAPPFVLHRWP; encoded by the exons GTGAACTTCGTTTTGCATCGTATTATGGTGACCATATGGTTCTACATAAGGCCCCAGAGAGAGCTGTGGTATGGGGCTATGGGACACACAACACGACTGTTGTAGTCAGTCTGTCTGGGCTGTCCAGCAGAAACACTTACAGGAGTACCGTTAGAGACG GTGTATGGAGGGTGACCCTTGATCCTGTGAAGGCGGGAGGTCCTTACAACGTGAGCGCTGTGGAGAGTGGTGGGAGTGATGGCAAGGTCATGATCACAGACGTGATGTTTGGGGACGTGTGGCTGTGTGGGGGACAGAGCAACATGGACTTTACTGTTCATCAG ATATATAACAGCTCAGCAGAGATGGCCCTGGCCTCAAAGTTCCCAGATGTGCGCCTCTTCCACGTTGCTCCGCAGACGAGTTTGGTTGAACTGATAGACTTGCCTGGAATCGCTGTGCCTTGGTCTGTGCCCACACCAC AATTACTCAGTGAATATTCTGCGGTCTGCTGGCTATTTGGACGCTACCTGTACCAGACCTTGCAGTACCCTATCGGCCTGGTAGAGTCATGCTGGGGAGGGACACCTGTGGAGGTGTGGTCCTCCAGCAGACCCCTCCAGAAATGTGGCATTCCCCAGGCACCAGAGAG TTACGTTGACTTCATGAATCCTTATGATGAGGATGAACCAATCCAGTTGGTTCAAAACTCAGTGGCGTGGAATGCCATGATCCACCCTCTGCTCAACATGACCATCACAGGTGCCATCTGGTATCAAG GTGAGAGCAACGGTAACTACAATCGTGGTAAATACAACTGCACCTTCCCCGGCATGATCGATGACTGGAGGATGGCTTTCCACCAGGGCTCAGGGGGCCAGACTGCCCCAGACTTCCCCTTTGGATTTGTGCAG CTGTGCACCTATACGAGTACTGTACTGGATGGCTTCCCAGAGATCCGCTGGCATCAGACAGCTGACTTTGGCTACGTTCCTAATAAGCGCATGAAGCGGACCTTCATGGCCGTGGCCCTTGACTTAAATGATGCAGCTTCACCTTGGGGCGC CATCCACCCACGCTTCAAACAGGACGTGGCCTACAGATTGACCCTTGGTGCACGGACGATTGCCTATGGTGAAAAGGGTATATCCTACCAGGGTCCCTTCCCAAGTTCTGTTCATGTTAATTGCACCTACCTAATACTCACTTACGATCAGAATGTCTTTGCCACCCCGGCCAAAGACACATTTGAG GTGTGTTGTACCATGGAAAAGGTGCAGTGCAGTTCTGAGGATATCTTCTGGATCTCTGCCCCCATGGTGCCACAGGACCCCTCCACGGTGGCTGTGAGCCTGGGGGGCTGTGCGGCTGAGCATGTGGCCTCCCTGCGGTACGCCTGGAAGGACTGGCCCTGTGGCTTTAAGGCCTGCCCCGTCTACAGCGCTGACAGGGTCCTGCCTGCACCACCTTTCGTCCTGCACCGGTGGCCCTAG